One genomic segment of Candidatus Limnocylindrales bacterium includes these proteins:
- a CDS encoding type II CAAX endopeptidase family protein: MNQTNLPPENQDPLYTPTSYSEILHQAELPGPKQAFYLFAFCLIFVAMIGSLLQIWHRQIGLILTEILYIFLPTLVYAKSLRLNFRKTFRLTPINFKTACITVLMTGAAFILIAQFAILQEKFIPTPPEYARFLEEFLLNFKGLSLIWGVLLLAVLPGICEEMLFRGFILSGFLKGFHRETAVILTGILFGIIHLDIYRFIPTSLLGILFGYLVLKTGSILTAMLAHTTNNSIILFLAQITPPEEVHMAVGEPKQIPVLLLLTAGITLVLSFRAIERTKPV; the protein is encoded by the coding sequence ATGAATCAGACGAATTTGCCCCCTGAAAATCAGGATCCCCTTTATACGCCTACATCTTATTCTGAAATCTTACACCAGGCCGAACTTCCAGGACCTAAACAGGCTTTTTACCTGTTTGCTTTTTGTTTGATTTTTGTTGCTATGATCGGAAGTTTACTTCAAATCTGGCATCGCCAGATCGGTCTGATACTCACCGAGATTCTCTATATCTTCCTTCCGACTCTGGTCTATGCAAAAAGTTTACGGCTTAATTTCAGAAAAACCTTTCGACTGACCCCTATAAATTTTAAGACGGCCTGTATAACCGTTTTAATGACAGGAGCAGCCTTTATACTTATAGCCCAATTCGCCATTCTTCAGGAAAAGTTTATCCCTACTCCTCCAGAGTATGCAAGGTTTTTGGAGGAATTTCTGCTAAACTTTAAGGGTTTATCTTTAATTTGGGGTGTTCTTCTTCTGGCAGTTCTTCCGGGAATTTGTGAAGAAATGCTTTTTCGAGGATTTATTCTGAGTGGCTTCTTGAAAGGTTTTCACAGAGAAACAGCCGTAATCCTAACCGGGATCCTTTTTGGAATTATTCATTTAGATATTTATCGATTTATTCCCACCTCCCTATTGGGTATCCTCTTTGGTTATCTTGTTTTAAAGACCGGAAGCATTTTGACCGCTATGCTGGCCCATACAACCAATAATTCTATTATCTTGTTTCTTGCTCAAATAACCCCTCCTGAAGAGGTTCATATGGCGGTTGGAGAGCCAAAACAGATTCCTGTGCTCCTTCTATTAACCGCTGGTATCACCCTTGTGTTGAGTTTTCGTGCAATAGAACGAACCAAGCCAGTCTAG
- a CDS encoding ATP-binding cassette domain-containing protein: MAIILKNIRKVYKNIVAVDGISLNIEEGTVFGLLGPNGAGKTTLVKILTTITTPTSGEAYIHGYDIKKDSIKIRRIIGVVPQENNLDRYLTARENLTLHAKMQGMSRSEYNERVDYLLNMMGLFHRRNDYPDKFSGGMQRRLVIARALIHSPAVLFLDEPTTGLDPQSRRAVWEYIQSLKEKTTIFLTTHYMEEADQLCDRIVILDHGKALIDGTSTSIKETLKGSDLYEVEFEPDFKPDASQREFLYSLSDNSYEENGSIRINLKDKKYLKSLIERIEIKYIRGIRRLEPTLEDVFIHLTGRSIRD, encoded by the coding sequence ATGGCCATCATCCTTAAAAATATACGAAAAGTTTATAAGAATATCGTCGCAGTCGATGGAATTTCCCTGAATATCGAAGAAGGAACTGTTTTTGGACTGTTAGGACCCAATGGAGCCGGAAAAACTACCCTTGTGAAAATACTTACGACCATCACGACCCCAACTTCGGGAGAAGCTTATATTCATGGGTATGATATTAAAAAAGATTCGATTAAAATTAGAAGGATCATCGGGGTGGTTCCCCAAGAAAACAACTTAGATCGCTACTTAACAGCCCGAGAGAACCTGACCCTCCATGCCAAAATGCAAGGGATGTCCCGATCCGAATATAACGAAAGAGTCGATTATCTACTCAACATGATGGGCCTTTTCCATCGGAGAAACGACTACCCGGACAAATTTTCCGGTGGTATGCAAAGGCGTCTGGTCATTGCAAGGGCCCTGATACATTCTCCGGCCGTGCTTTTTCTAGACGAACCTACCACCGGACTTGATCCCCAATCCAGACGGGCTGTGTGGGAGTATATTCAATCTTTAAAGGAAAAAACAACCATTTTTCTAACCACCCATTATATGGAGGAAGCGGATCAACTCTGCGATCGGATCGTAATTTTAGATCATGGCAAAGCCCTGATAGACGGAACCAGTACCTCCATCAAAGAAACTTTAAAAGGATCAGACCTCTATGAAGTGGAGTTTGAGCCGGACTTCAAGCCAGATGCTTCCCAACGAGAGTTTTTATACTCCCTCAGTGACAATTCCTATGAAGAAAATGGCTCTATTCGGATTAATTTGAAAGACAAAAAGTATTTAAAGTCCCTGATAGAACGTATTGAGATTAAATACATTAGAGGAATCCGTCGTCTTGAACCTACCCTGGAGGATGTCTTTATTCATCTAACAGGGAGAAGTATTCGAGACTGA